One stretch of Pseudomonas fluorescens Q2-87 DNA includes these proteins:
- the tauD gene encoding taurine dioxygenase, translating to MNRPTITPLSTALGAQISGIDISQPLLPEHHQVIEQALLEHQVLFFRDQPIEPVQQARFAAYFGDLHIHPIYPNVPEQPEVLVLDTAVTDVRDNAVWHTDVTFLPTPAMGAVLSAKLLPAFGGDTLWASGIAAYEALSAPLKRLLEGLTATHDFTRSFPLERFGNSAEDLARWEEARRKNPPLSHPVIRTHPVSGRRSLFVNEGFTTRINELSETESEAILKLLFAHATRPEFTLRWRWQANDVAFWDNRVTQHFAVDDYRPARRVMHRATVLGDVPFFR from the coding sequence ATGAATCGCCCGACCATTACCCCGTTGAGCACCGCCCTCGGCGCGCAGATCAGCGGGATCGACATCAGCCAGCCGTTGCTTCCTGAACATCACCAAGTGATAGAGCAGGCGCTGCTTGAACATCAGGTGCTGTTTTTTCGCGACCAGCCCATCGAGCCGGTGCAGCAAGCACGTTTCGCTGCGTATTTCGGCGACCTGCACATTCATCCGATCTACCCCAACGTGCCCGAGCAGCCCGAAGTATTGGTGCTCGACACGGCTGTCACCGATGTGCGCGACAACGCCGTGTGGCACACCGACGTGACCTTCCTGCCGACGCCCGCCATGGGCGCGGTGCTCAGTGCCAAGCTGCTGCCGGCGTTCGGTGGCGATACGTTGTGGGCCAGTGGCATTGCCGCTTATGAAGCCTTGTCGGCGCCATTGAAGCGCTTGCTGGAAGGCCTGACGGCGACCCACGATTTCACCCGGTCCTTTCCGTTGGAGCGCTTTGGCAATAGCGCCGAAGACCTGGCGCGCTGGGAAGAAGCGCGGCGCAAGAATCCACCGTTGTCCCATCCGGTGATCCGCACCCATCCGGTGAGCGGGCGCCGCTCGCTGTTCGTCAATGAAGGCTTCACCACACGCATCAACGAGCTGTCGGAAACCGAAAGCGAGGCGATCCTGAAACTGCTGTTCGCCCATGCCACGCGCCCGGAATTTACCCTTCGCTGGCGCTGGCAGGCCAATGACGTGGCATTCTGGGACAACCGCGTGACCCAGCATTTCGCCGTGGACGATTATCGTCCTGCCCGGCGCGTGATGCACCGGGCGACGGTGTTGGGGGATGTGCCGTTTTTCCGCTGA
- the tcyL gene encoding cystine ABC transporter permease, whose translation MEAAFQLALDSAPFLLKGAYYTVILSLGGMFFGLLLGFGLALMRLSRFKLVSWIARIYVSFFRGTPLLVQLFVIYYGLPQLGIELDPLPAALIGFSLNMAAYACEILRAAISSIERGQWEAAASIGMTRAQTLRRAILPQAARTALPPLGNSFISLVKDTALAATIQVPELFRQAQLITARTFEIFTMYLAAALIYWVLASVLSHLQNVLEARVNRHDQEA comes from the coding sequence ATGGAAGCAGCTTTTCAACTCGCGCTGGATTCCGCGCCCTTTTTGCTCAAGGGCGCGTACTACACGGTCATCCTCAGCCTCGGCGGCATGTTTTTCGGCTTGCTGCTGGGGTTCGGCCTGGCACTGATGCGCCTGTCGCGCTTCAAGCTGGTGAGCTGGATCGCCCGTATCTACGTGTCGTTCTTTCGCGGCACGCCGTTGCTGGTGCAGTTGTTCGTGATCTATTACGGCTTGCCGCAACTGGGCATCGAACTGGATCCACTGCCGGCGGCCCTGATCGGTTTTTCTCTGAACATGGCTGCCTATGCGTGTGAAATCCTGCGGGCCGCCATCAGCTCCATCGAGCGCGGTCAGTGGGAAGCAGCGGCCAGTATCGGCATGACCCGTGCCCAGACCCTGCGCCGGGCCATCCTGCCGCAAGCCGCACGCACGGCCCTGCCTCCGCTGGGTAACAGCTTCATTTCCCTGGTCAAGGACACCGCGCTGGCGGCGACCATCCAGGTACCGGAGCTGTTCCGTCAAGCGCAGTTGATCACCGCGCGCACCTTCGAAATCTTCACCATGTACCTTGCCGCCGCGCTGATCTATTGGGTTCTGGCCAGTGTGCTCTCGCACTTGCAGAACGTCCTGGAAGCTCGGGTCAATCGGCATGACCAGGAGGCCTGA
- a CDS encoding LysR family transcriptional regulator — MDQVKAMKVFVRIYERSSFTLAADDLNLPRATLTHTLNQFEAWLGVRLLERSTRKVRPTLDGEAYYPRCVQLLAELEEAELAFRSVAPKGRLRVDMHGTLARHFVIPALPQFMAQYPDIELSISEADRFVDLITEGVDCVLRAGTLADSSLIGRRVANLRQITCASPAYLRQYGEPKSLDDLRQHRAVNYVSRTTAKLYPFEFMVDGELREVAIDGAISVFGAEIYAASAIAGLGLIQCPYYRMETQIQQGLIQEILTATPPPSMPISVLYPHNRHMSPRVRVFVDWLAEVFAKAR, encoded by the coding sequence ATGGATCAAGTCAAGGCGATGAAGGTGTTCGTGCGCATCTACGAACGCAGCAGCTTTACCCTGGCCGCCGATGACTTGAACCTGCCCCGCGCCACGCTGACCCACACCCTCAACCAGTTCGAAGCCTGGCTGGGCGTGCGCTTGCTGGAGCGTAGCACCCGCAAAGTGCGCCCGACCCTCGATGGCGAGGCTTACTACCCGCGCTGCGTGCAATTGCTAGCAGAGCTGGAAGAAGCCGAACTGGCGTTTCGCAGCGTGGCGCCCAAGGGGCGGTTGCGGGTGGACATGCATGGCACGCTCGCCCGACATTTTGTGATCCCGGCGCTGCCGCAGTTCATGGCGCAATACCCAGACATCGAGCTGTCCATCAGCGAGGCCGATCGTTTTGTCGACCTTATTACCGAAGGGGTCGATTGCGTGCTGCGGGCTGGCACGCTGGCGGATTCGTCGCTGATAGGGCGCCGCGTCGCCAACCTGCGCCAGATCACCTGCGCCAGTCCGGCCTACCTGCGCCAGTACGGAGAGCCGAAAAGCCTCGACGACCTGAGACAGCACCGGGCGGTGAACTACGTCTCGCGTACCACCGCCAAACTGTATCCGTTCGAGTTCATGGTCGACGGCGAACTTCGGGAAGTAGCCATAGACGGCGCAATCTCAGTGTTCGGCGCCGAAATCTATGCCGCCTCCGCCATCGCCGGCCTGGGCCTGATCCAATGCCCTTACTACCGGATGGAAACCCAGATCCAACAAGGCCTGATCCAGGAAATCCTCACCGCCACGCCACCACCGTCCATGCCGATTTCGGTGCTCTACCCCCACAATCGCCACATGTCGCCACGGGTTCGCGTGTTTGTGGATTGGCTGGCGGAGGTGTTTGCCAAGGCTCGTTAA
- the tcyJ gene encoding cystine ABC transporter substrate-binding protein codes for MNFSALRRNLLVGSLGLALSAGLLGQAVAGEQLQKIKDAGVINVGLEGTYPPFSFVDADGKLAGFEVEFSEALAKELGVKVKLQPTKWDGILAALESKRLDAVINQVTISEERKKKYDFSQPYTVSGIQALVLTKNQGAIKTAADLAGKKVGVGLGTNYEQWVKANVPGADVRTYEDDPTKFQDLRVGRIDAILIDRLAALEYAKKAKDTTAAGEAFSRQESGIALRKGEPELLDAVNKAIDKLRADGTLAKISQKYFNADVTQ; via the coding sequence ATGAATTTTTCCGCATTACGTCGCAACCTGTTGGTGGGTTCGCTGGGCCTGGCATTGAGCGCCGGTCTGTTGGGGCAAGCGGTTGCCGGTGAGCAGCTGCAAAAAATCAAGGACGCGGGCGTGATCAACGTCGGCCTGGAAGGCACTTATCCGCCGTTCAGCTTCGTCGACGCCGACGGCAAGCTGGCTGGTTTCGAAGTGGAATTTTCCGAAGCCTTGGCCAAAGAGCTGGGGGTGAAGGTCAAACTGCAGCCGACCAAATGGGACGGCATCCTTGCAGCGCTGGAATCCAAGCGCCTGGACGCAGTGATCAACCAGGTGACCATCTCCGAAGAGCGCAAGAAGAAGTATGACTTCTCCCAGCCCTACACCGTTTCCGGTATCCAGGCGCTTGTGCTGACCAAGAACCAGGGCGCCATCAAGACCGCCGCCGACCTGGCCGGCAAGAAGGTCGGGGTAGGTTTGGGCACCAACTACGAGCAATGGGTCAAAGCCAACGTGCCCGGCGCTGACGTGCGCACTTACGAAGACGATCCGACCAAGTTCCAGGACCTGCGCGTCGGCCGCATCGATGCCATCCTGATCGACCGCCTCGCTGCGCTGGAATACGCCAAGAAAGCCAAGGATACGACGGCCGCTGGCGAAGCGTTTTCTCGCCAGGAATCGGGCATTGCCCTGCGCAAAGGCGAGCCAGAGCTGCTGGACGCGGTCAACAAGGCAATCGACAAACTGCGGGCCGACGGCACTCTCGCCAAGATCTCGCAGAAGTACTTCAACGCTGACGTCACTCAATAA
- the tauB gene encoding taurine ABC transporter ATP-binding subunit, producing MALLQLERISAQYPGAAEPVLADISLTLGPQQLLVALGPSGSGKTSLLNLIAGFVEPSAGQITLDGVPVKGPSAERGVVFQDDALLPWQDVLANVGFGLELAGVAKQKREARAREMLALVDLAGFDQRRVWQLSGGQKQRVGLARALAADPRVLLMDEPFGALDAFTREQMQELLLQVWQRTAKPVFLITHDIEEAVFLATDLILLAPNPGQIVERLHLDFGQRYGAGESARSIKSDPRFIETREHVLAKVFSQRSATRPQERA from the coding sequence ATGGCCTTGCTACAGCTGGAGCGTATCAGCGCACAGTACCCCGGCGCGGCGGAACCCGTGCTGGCGGATATCTCCCTGACCCTGGGCCCCCAGCAATTGCTGGTCGCCCTCGGCCCGTCCGGCAGTGGCAAGACTTCGCTGTTGAACCTGATCGCCGGGTTCGTCGAGCCCAGCGCCGGGCAAATCACCCTGGACGGCGTGCCCGTCAAAGGACCGAGTGCCGAGCGCGGCGTGGTGTTCCAGGACGATGCACTGTTGCCCTGGCAGGACGTGCTGGCAAACGTAGGATTTGGCCTGGAACTGGCCGGCGTCGCCAAGCAAAAGCGCGAGGCCCGAGCCCGGGAAATGCTCGCCTTGGTGGACCTCGCCGGTTTCGATCAACGCCGCGTCTGGCAGCTTTCCGGCGGCCAGAAGCAGCGCGTCGGCCTGGCACGGGCGCTGGCGGCTGATCCGCGTGTGTTGCTCATGGACGAGCCTTTCGGTGCGCTCGACGCTTTCACCCGCGAGCAAATGCAGGAGCTGTTGCTGCAGGTCTGGCAACGCACCGCCAAACCGGTGTTCCTGATCACCCATGACATTGAAGAGGCGGTGTTTCTCGCCACGGACCTGATCCTGCTGGCGCCCAACCCCGGGCAGATCGTCGAGCGCCTGCACCTGGACTTTGGCCAGCGCTACGGGGCCGGGGAATCCGCCCGGTCGATCAAATCCGACCCGCGCTTTATCGAAACCCGTGAGCATGTGCTCGCCAAGGTGTTCTCCCAACGCAGCGCCACTCGGCCACAGGAGCGCGCATGA
- the tauC gene encoding taurine ABC transporter permease TauC, which translates to MSSYEIPAVVSEPADKRPATGSRLNLSTRWISGLTLFVLLAVWWVVTASGQIEPLFLPSPSAVLQKGWLLATSGYMDSTLWQHLGASLERIGLGLLFAVLTAVPVGIAIGANRIARGVLDPLIEFYRPIPPLAYLPLIVIWCGIGELSKVLLIYLAIFAPIAIATATGVRTVDPAKLRAAQSLGATRVQLIRHVIVPSALPDILTGIRIGLGVGWSTLVAAELIAATSGLGFMVQSAAQFLVTDVVVLGILVIALIAFAMEMGLRALQRKLVPWHGQAH; encoded by the coding sequence ATGAGCAGCTACGAAATTCCAGCCGTGGTCAGCGAACCGGCAGACAAACGCCCGGCCACCGGCTCGCGGCTCAACCTGAGCACGCGATGGATCAGCGGCTTGACCCTGTTCGTATTGCTGGCCGTCTGGTGGGTAGTCACCGCCAGCGGCCAGATCGAACCCTTGTTCCTGCCTTCGCCCTCCGCCGTGCTGCAAAAAGGCTGGCTGCTGGCGACCAGCGGCTACATGGATTCCACCCTCTGGCAGCACTTGGGCGCAAGCCTTGAACGGATCGGCCTGGGTCTGTTGTTCGCGGTGCTGACGGCCGTGCCGGTGGGCATCGCCATTGGCGCCAATCGTATCGCAAGAGGGGTACTCGATCCGTTGATCGAGTTTTACCGACCGATCCCACCATTGGCGTACCTGCCATTGATCGTGATCTGGTGCGGCATCGGTGAATTGTCGAAGGTGCTGCTGATTTACCTGGCGATCTTCGCACCGATCGCCATCGCCACCGCCACCGGCGTGCGCACCGTGGACCCGGCGAAATTGCGCGCCGCACAGTCCCTCGGTGCCACACGAGTTCAGTTGATTCGCCATGTGATCGTGCCCAGCGCCCTGCCGGATATCCTCACCGGGATTCGCATCGGGTTGGGCGTGGGCTGGTCGACACTGGTGGCCGCTGAGCTGATCGCCGCCACCAGCGGCCTGGGGTTCATGGTGCAGTCTGCGGCGCAGTTCCTGGTCACCGATGTGGTGGTGCTGGGGATTCTGGTGATCGCGCTGATTGCCTTCGCCATGGAAATGGGCTTGCGCGCTCTGCAACGCAAACTGGTGCCGTGGCACGGCCAGGCCCATTGA
- a CDS encoding SDR family oxidoreductase encodes MTTQTPKVAIITGASRGIGAEIAKHLASEGFAVAINYASSATEASKLVVQLRQAGHQAIAVKADVSSASDVRRLFDETEAQLGKVDVLVNNAGILQVMPLAQHSDELFEQTFAINTRGTFNTLREAATRLNDGGRIVNFSSSTVGLNLPGYAVYIASKAAVESLTQVFAKELRGRQITVNAVAPGPVATELFMHGKSEEQVQHYAKMPPLERLGQPQDIARVIAFLVSPDAGWVNGQILRANGGLV; translated from the coding sequence ATGACGACTCAAACGCCCAAAGTTGCCATCATCACTGGCGCCTCCCGCGGCATCGGCGCCGAAATCGCCAAGCATTTGGCCAGCGAAGGTTTTGCCGTTGCCATCAACTATGCCAGCAGCGCCACCGAAGCTTCGAAACTGGTGGTGCAGTTGCGCCAAGCCGGTCACCAAGCCATAGCGGTCAAGGCGGATGTGTCTTCTGCCAGCGATGTCCGGCGGTTGTTCGATGAAACCGAGGCGCAACTGGGCAAGGTCGATGTGCTGGTCAACAACGCCGGCATCCTTCAGGTAATGCCCTTGGCGCAGCACAGCGATGAGCTGTTCGAGCAGACGTTCGCCATCAACACCCGTGGCACTTTCAACACCCTGCGCGAAGCCGCAACCCGCCTGAATGACGGTGGCCGAATCGTGAATTTTTCCAGCAGCACCGTTGGCCTCAACCTGCCCGGCTACGCTGTGTACATCGCCAGCAAGGCTGCAGTGGAATCGTTGACCCAAGTGTTTGCCAAGGAGCTGCGCGGGCGTCAGATCACCGTCAATGCCGTGGCCCCCGGCCCCGTCGCCACCGAACTGTTCATGCACGGCAAGAGCGAAGAACAAGTGCAGCATTACGCCAAGATGCCGCCCTTGGAACGCCTCGGCCAGCCGCAAGACATCGCCCGCGTCATCGCCTTCCTGGTGAGCCCGGATGCCGGCTGGGTGAACGGGCAGATCCTGCGGGCCAATGGCGGGCTTGTCTGA
- the betT gene encoding choline transporter BetT, whose product MNPPVFYFAATFILLFGLVVIAVPEQAGAWLLAAQNWAANTVGWYYMLAMTLYLVFVVVTALSGYGKIKLGADHDEPEFSYLSWAGMLFAAGISITLFFFCVSEPLTHMVQPPQGEAGTAEAARQAMQILFLHWGLHGWGVFAFVGMALAYFAYRHNLPLALRSALYPLIGKRINGPIGYAVDGFGIIATVFGLGADMGFGVLHLNSGLDYLFGIAHTQWIQVGLIVLMMGAAIIVAVAGVDKGVRVMSDINMLLACALLLFVLFAGPTQHLLNTLIQNIGDYLGALPMKSFDLYAYNKPSDWLGGWTVFYWAWWIAWSPFVGLFIARISRGRTIREFVFGVLLIPLGFTLAWMSIFGNSAIDQVLNHGMSALGMSALENPSMSLYLLLETYPWSKTVIAVTVFISFVFFVTSADSGTVVLSTLSAKGGNPDEDGPKWLRVFWGAMTALVTSALLFSGSIDALKSAVVLTSLPFSLILLLMMWGLHKAFYLESQKQIAQLHSLAPVSGSRRGTGGWRQRLSQAVHFPSRDEVYRFLDTTVRPAVEDVKAVFAEKGLTVVTQPDPANDSVSLEIGHGEQHPFIYQVQMRGYFTPSFARGGMGSKELNNRRYYRAEVHLSEGSQDYDLVGYTREQVINDILDQYERHMQFLHLVR is encoded by the coding sequence ATGAACCCGCCGGTCTTTTACTTCGCCGCGACCTTCATCCTGCTGTTTGGCCTGGTGGTCATTGCCGTGCCGGAGCAGGCCGGCGCCTGGCTGCTGGCGGCGCAGAACTGGGCGGCCAATACGGTCGGCTGGTACTACATGCTGGCGATGACCCTGTATCTGGTCTTCGTGGTGGTCACCGCCTTGTCCGGCTACGGCAAGATCAAGCTCGGTGCCGACCACGACGAGCCCGAATTCAGCTATCTGTCCTGGGCCGGCATGCTGTTCGCCGCCGGGATCAGCATCACCCTGTTTTTCTTCTGTGTTTCCGAGCCGTTGACCCACATGGTGCAACCGCCCCAGGGCGAGGCCGGCACCGCCGAGGCCGCGCGCCAGGCCATGCAGATCCTGTTCTTGCACTGGGGGCTGCACGGCTGGGGAGTGTTCGCTTTCGTCGGCATGGCTTTGGCGTACTTCGCCTATCGGCACAACCTGCCACTGGCCCTGCGTTCGGCGCTGTACCCGCTGATCGGCAAGCGCATCAATGGCCCCATCGGCTATGCGGTGGATGGCTTTGGCATCATCGCCACCGTGTTCGGCCTCGGGGCGGACATGGGCTTTGGTGTATTGCACCTCAATTCCGGGCTCGATTACCTGTTCGGCATCGCCCATACCCAGTGGATCCAGGTCGGTCTGATCGTGCTGATGATGGGCGCGGCAATCATCGTCGCAGTGGCGGGCGTCGATAAAGGCGTGCGGGTCATGTCCGACATCAACATGCTGCTGGCCTGCGCGTTGCTGTTGTTCGTGCTGTTCGCCGGGCCCACCCAGCATCTGCTCAATACGTTGATCCAGAACATCGGCGATTACCTCGGCGCCTTGCCGATGAAGAGTTTCGACCTGTACGCCTACAACAAACCCAGCGACTGGTTGGGCGGCTGGACAGTGTTCTACTGGGCCTGGTGGATTGCGTGGTCGCCGTTCGTGGGGCTGTTCATCGCACGGATTTCCCGTGGCCGGACCATCCGCGAATTTGTGTTTGGTGTGTTGCTGATTCCCTTGGGCTTCACCCTGGCGTGGATGTCGATCTTCGGCAACAGCGCCATCGACCAGGTGCTGAACCATGGCATGAGCGCCTTGGGCATGAGCGCCCTGGAAAATCCGTCGATGAGCCTGTACCTGTTGCTGGAAACCTACCCGTGGAGCAAGACCGTCATCGCGGTCACGGTGTTCATCAGCTTCGTCTTCTTCGTCACGTCCGCCGATTCGGGCACCGTGGTGCTTTCGACGCTGTCGGCCAAGGGCGGCAATCCCGATGAAGACGGGCCGAAATGGCTGCGGGTGTTCTGGGGCGCGATGACCGCCCTGGTGACTAGCGCATTGCTGTTCTCCGGCAGCATCGATGCCTTGAAGTCGGCGGTGGTGCTGACGTCGTTGCCGTTCTCGCTGATTCTTTTGTTGATGATGTGGGGGTTGCACAAGGCGTTCTACCTGGAGTCCCAGAAGCAGATCGCGCAATTGCATTCCCTCGCACCGGTGTCGGGTTCACGCCGGGGCACGGGCGGCTGGCGCCAGCGCTTGAGCCAGGCGGTGCATTTCCCGTCTCGCGACGAGGTGTATCGGTTTCTCGACACGACAGTGCGTCCGGCCGTTGAAGACGTGAAGGCGGTATTCGCCGAGAAGGGCCTCACGGTCGTGACCCAGCCAGACCCGGCCAATGACAGCGTCAGCCTGGAAATCGGCCACGGCGAGCAGCATCCGTTCATTTATCAGGTGCAGATGCGCGGCTACTTCACGCCGTCCTTCGCCCGGGGCGGCATGGGTTCCAAGGAACTCAACAATCGCCGTTATTACCGTGCCGAAGTGCACCTGAGCGAGGGTAGCCAGGATTATGACCTGGTGGGCTACACCCGAGAGCAGGTCATCAACGACATCCTCGACCAGTACGAGCGGCACATGCAGTTCCTGCACTTGGTGCGCTGA
- a CDS encoding D-cysteine desulfhydrase, whose translation MIKQQLARFNRLDLLGHPTPLEKLDRLSTWLGRDIYIKRDDLTPLALGGNKLRKLEYLAADALAQGADTLITAGAIQSNHVRQTAALAAKLGLGCVALLENPIGTQDGNYLGNGNRLLLELFDAKVELVENLDNADDQLQALADRLRNNGKKPYLVPIGGSNALGALGYVRAGLELAEQIKDTGLDFAAVVLASGSAGTHSGLALALSESLPTLPVIGVTVSRSEEDQFPKVQGLAERTAQLLDIALPEAFKVNLWDEYFAPRYGEPNAGTLAAVKLLASQEGVLLDPVYTGKAMAGLLDGIGRDRFDEGPIIFLHTGGAPALFAYDTAF comes from the coding sequence ATGATCAAACAACAACTGGCGCGTTTTAATCGTCTCGACTTGCTCGGCCACCCGACGCCGCTGGAAAAACTCGACCGCCTCTCTACCTGGCTCGGTCGTGACATCTATATCAAGCGCGACGACCTGACTCCGTTGGCCCTGGGTGGCAACAAACTGCGCAAGCTCGAATACCTCGCTGCCGATGCCCTGGCCCAGGGCGCCGACACACTCATCACCGCCGGCGCGATCCAGTCCAACCACGTGCGCCAGACCGCTGCATTGGCCGCGAAGCTGGGCCTGGGCTGCGTGGCGCTGCTGGAAAACCCCATCGGCACCCAGGACGGCAATTACCTGGGTAACGGCAACCGCCTGCTACTGGAACTGTTCGACGCCAAGGTCGAACTGGTCGAGAACCTGGACAATGCCGACGACCAACTCCAGGCCCTCGCCGATCGTCTGCGCAACAATGGTAAAAAACCTTATCTGGTGCCGATTGGCGGTTCGAACGCCTTGGGCGCGCTGGGCTATGTACGCGCCGGCCTGGAACTGGCCGAGCAGATCAAGGACACCGGGCTCGATTTTGCCGCCGTGGTGCTGGCTTCCGGCAGCGCCGGGACCCACAGTGGCCTGGCGCTGGCCTTGAGCGAAAGCCTGCCGACGCTTCCCGTGATCGGCGTGACGGTTTCGCGCAGCGAGGAAGACCAGTTTCCGAAGGTCCAGGGCCTGGCCGAGCGCACCGCGCAGTTGCTGGACATCGCCCTTCCGGAAGCCTTCAAGGTGAACCTGTGGGACGAATATTTCGCGCCCCGTTACGGCGAGCCCAACGCCGGGACGCTGGCAGCGGTCAAGCTGCTGGCGAGCCAGGAAGGCGTGTTGCTGGATCCGGTCTACACCGGCAAGGCCATGGCTGGCCTGCTCGACGGTATCGGTCGCGACCGCTTCGATGAAGGCCCGATCATTTTCCTGCACACCGGCGGCGCGCCGGCGTTGTTTGCCTATGACACAGCGTTTTAG
- the mgrA gene encoding L-glyceraldehyde 3-phosphate reductase, which produces MTYTAAENRYESIPYRRVGRSGLVLPALSLGLWHNFGDSTPIDAQRALLRTAFDLGINHFDLANNYGPPYGSAEINFGRLLREDFKQYRDELIISSKAGWDMWPGPYGQGGGSRKYVLASLDQSLQRLGLDYVDIFYSHRFDPETPLEETASALATAVQQGKALYIGISSYSGVKTREMAALLNEWKVPLLIHQPAYNLLNRWVEKDLLDATEELGTGVIAFTPLAQGLLTDKYLKGIPADARVNRPGGGSLQASHLSEDNIAHVRALNEIAQRRGQSLAQMALAWTLRDPRVTSALIGASRPEQIIENVGALRNLNFSAEELAEIDRFAQEGGINLWEKPSSAE; this is translated from the coding sequence ATGACCTACACCGCTGCCGAAAACCGCTACGAGTCCATTCCTTACCGCCGCGTCGGTCGCAGTGGGCTGGTACTGCCGGCGCTGTCGTTGGGGTTGTGGCACAACTTTGGCGACAGCACGCCCATCGACGCCCAGCGCGCCTTGCTGCGTACGGCGTTTGACCTGGGCATCAACCACTTCGACCTGGCGAATAACTACGGGCCTCCCTATGGCAGCGCCGAGATCAATTTCGGCCGATTGCTGCGTGAGGACTTCAAGCAGTACCGCGATGAGCTGATCATTTCCAGCAAGGCCGGGTGGGACATGTGGCCGGGACCTTACGGCCAGGGCGGTGGCTCGCGCAAGTACGTGCTCGCCAGCCTCGACCAGAGCCTGCAGCGCCTGGGGTTGGACTATGTGGATATCTTTTATTCCCATCGCTTCGACCCTGAAACGCCGCTGGAAGAAACTGCCAGTGCGCTGGCCACCGCCGTGCAGCAGGGCAAGGCGCTGTACATTGGTATCTCTTCGTATTCGGGCGTGAAGACCCGGGAGATGGCCGCGCTGCTCAACGAGTGGAAAGTCCCGCTGCTGATTCACCAGCCGGCCTATAACCTGCTCAATCGTTGGGTGGAAAAGGACCTGCTGGACGCTACCGAGGAGCTGGGCACCGGTGTTATCGCCTTCACCCCGCTGGCCCAAGGGCTGCTGACCGACAAGTACCTCAAGGGTATTCCGGCCGACGCGCGGGTCAATCGTCCGGGTGGCGGTTCGTTGCAGGCTTCGCACCTGTCCGAAGACAATATCGCTCACGTGCGCGCCCTTAACGAAATCGCTCAGCGCCGCGGTCAAAGCCTCGCGCAGATGGCCCTGGCCTGGACCTTGCGCGATCCACGGGTCACCTCGGCCCTGATCGGTGCCAGCCGGCCGGAGCAGATCATTGAGAACGTCGGAGCGCTGCGCAACCTCAACTTCAGCGCCGAAGAACTGGCGGAGATCGACCGGTTTGCCCAGGAAGGCGGGATCAATCTTTGGGAAAAACCTTCGTCAGCTGAATAA